The stretch of DNA ACTCCCACGTCGAGTCGGGCGAGGTCGCCGAACACATCAACGTCTACGGCGGCGAAGAGCGTTTCTGGCTCGGCCCCGAGGGCGGGCAGTTCAGTATCTACTTCGCGCCGGGCGCCAAGTTCGAGTTCGCCGACTGGCAAACCCCGGCGCCGATCGACACCGAGCCCTTCGATGTCACCGATCAGTCCGACACAAAGGTCTCCTTTAAGAAGGAAACCGAGCTCACCAACTATTCCGGCACGAAGCTCTCTCTGCGGATCGATCGCGACGTCGAGGTCATCTCAGCCGACGACGCCTCCGGTTCGCTCGGCGTTGATCCGGGGAAGCTGAACTTCGTCGGATACCGCACGGTCAACAAGGTCACGAACACCGGTGACACGGCCTGGACGAAAGAGACGGGCATGCTCTCGATCTGGCTGCTCGGCATGTACAAGCCAGGGCCGGAGACTACGATCGTCGTGCCGTTCAAACCGGGCCCGGAAGAAGAGCTCGGCGTAATCGTCAACGACGAGTACTTCGGCAAGGTTCCCGCCGACCGCCTCAAGGTGCAGGAGGACGTCCTCTACCTCTCTGCCGACGGCAAGCACCGCTCGAAGATCGGCCTGCCGCCGCGGCGGGCGAAGGACGTCGCCGGCAGCTTCGACGCCGAGCGGGACATCCTCACCATCGTCAAGTACAGCAAGCCCGGCGACGAGGTCACCGATTACGTGAACTCGATGTGGGAGATCCAAGACGAGCCATTCGCGGGCGACACTATCAACGCCTACAACGACGGATCGCCCGAGCCCGGCGCGCCGCCGCTGGGGCCGTTCTACGAGATCGAGACCTCAAGCCCCGCCTTGGCGCTTGAGCCCGGCAAGTCGGGCGAGCATGTCTCCGAGACCTACCACTTCCAAGGCGACCGCAGCGAACTCGACCGCGTCGCCCAAGCCGTGCTCGGCGTCTCGCTGGAGGAGATCGAAGCGGGCCTCGAGTGAGCGGTTAGAGTTCTCGAAAGTCAACTAACAACGCGCGGCGGGCCACTCGCGGCCCGCCGCGTTTTTCTTTTCCGCCCAACTGTGGGAGGCGTCTCCAGACGCCGATTACGGTATCCATCCCCAAACGGTGTGGTGCGCGTAATCGGCGTCTGGAGACGCCTCCCACCGTGCTGATGTACGGGGCTAAACAAAGAAGGCCCGCCACTCTCGCCGCCACACCCCGCGGGGCGGCGAGAGGGCGGGCCATCACCTGCATGCAAACGGACCACGCACTGAGCTATCGGTTGGTGCTACTCTTCCAAAGCAAAGTTCAGGTCCGTGGCGCCTTCTGCCGTGATCGTGGCTTTTAGTTCCGAAGTCGTCGGGTCTTCATAGCGTTCGGGAATCGCAACGTACGCGCTGGGATTACCAACCGCGACCGATTTGGTGCTGACGGTGATCAGCACTTCACCGAGGGGCGCGCGATCGGTGGAGAATTGCCCATCTTTTATCTTGGCCGAAGAACTCGTCATTCCGTCTGCGGTCTTGAACCCGATCGTGCCTGCTGGCAGCGGCGCACTATTAAAAACGACGGTCCCGGACACCGCGGCTCGGTTCGAGGGCGACTTAGGACCTTCACCGCAGCCGAGCCATGCTGGACTCAATAAGATCAATAGAGAAAGACCTGCCGTTTGGTAATCAGAGAACATTCGTGAACTGCTTAAGGTTGTGTTGGTCGATTCTGGCGCTACGAGAGTTTGAAAGATCATCCGCCCGGGGGGAGGTCCATACCGTCGGTAGGCAGCACAAAATGACGCCACTCGAGAAAATCAATATCCCCGGCGATGCTCGTGACGCTTCCGTCGAGAAGTAAGATGGTCATGGCTTGGTGGGGCGTTTGTGTGAGTAGGTCGTTGCAGTTTTGTGGGCTTGGGGCGATCTGCGGCACGTCCATGGTGTTGAGGAAGTCGTCTTTGCCTTCAAGTTGCGGAACGCCACGCCGCTTGTACTGATCGTTCCAGGCGAAGACGTTGTCGAACTGCACCGCTCTCGTTCCTAACCAGTGCGTCCGCCCCGAGTCATACGACATTTCTACCCCGCAAAGGGCGTAACGCTCAGCGAAGGCGATCGTTTTGCTGGTGCCATCGGTAATGTGGCGGAACTGGGGATGAGTGAGCGGCCGCGGCTGGGAATGGGTGCTGCGGAAGAGTGGCTCGTCGATCGTTCCCACTCCGCTGCCAATCCGCGATTGCGACGGATTGTTCCACCAGTGATTCAAGGCTTGGACGTTAGCGACATAGTTGCCTCCCCCCCAGCTTCTGCCGTCGTCCATCGGCCCGACGACGCCGTCCGCTGTTGATGTCTCTGAGGGACATCGGTAGACCACGGGAGCAGGTGGTCCCGAGTTTCCCGAATTGAAGAAGTTCATCGTCCAGCCGTGCATTGAGTCATGCAGAGCACTTTCTTCCATGTAGGGGAGTAGGTGATACTGAATCGAACCGAGTTTTGCAGGACCGGTGGTGGCGTTGACGATTTCAGGCGGAGGGAGTGCGGAACCGCCCGTCGGGTCCTCTCCTGGATAATAACCAGCCGCTTGGGGCATCCCGCCGTGCGAGTCATGCGCCATGTGCAGGGCGATGCCGATTTGCTTCATGTTGTTGGTGCACTGCGCCCGTCGCGCCGCCTCGCGCGCCGATTGAACCGCAGGCAGCAACAGCGCCACCAGGATCCCGATGATCGCGATCACGACCAGCAGCTCCACCAAGGTGAAGCCGTCGCCGGGGCGAGCGGTAAGACGCTTATCGGTTGGTCGGACGGCCATGTCTGCTATTCTCCGCATTGCTTGATGGAGGCCCGGCAGGTTTGCCCCGGCCTCGGCGCCGCGGTCGAATGCTCGCGGCGTAACATCGAGTTCAGTTATTCGACTCACGCCCTGGCGCCTCGCCGGAAGTCCGGCGAGGCGATGTGTCGTGTCGTTAATCGTCTCAGCTTGTCGCTCCCCTTCGGCTAGCCGCGGTTGCGACGGCCAAGCGCCGCTAGGGCGCCCAGCACCACGGTTACGCAAGTAGCCGGCTCGGGGATCGTGACGCCCGGCGATGAACTGGCGCCAGCGCCGTAGTTGTTCGCCCACACGTCGTAGTCCTCGGACGTAACCATGCCGGGGGTTTCATCGTTCGGTAAGGTCACCGAGGAATCGAGGTTGTCACGCCAGACGGTGTAGTCGGCCGCATTGACAACGCCGTCGTCGTTGTAGTCACCGGCGAGCATCGGCGCCGACAGGAACGTCGCCCGGAGGATCTCGCCGAGTCCGCCCGAGATGACCTCGAGGTCGAACGCGCCGACGTCTTCCGACGCCAGTGTGAAGTCCTTGCCGGTGCCGACGTTCTGAGTCGTCCCCGTGCCCGTCGCACCGAAGGACGAAGCCGTGATCAGGTCGAACGTGTCGCCGACCGTCGGCAAGTAACCATCGATCAGATCGAGGTCGATCTCGGCGCCGTCCAGGTCGGCGACGCCATCAACACTGATCAAGCTGACGCCGCTGCTGTCGAGGATCTCGAAGCCGAGGGTGGCCGAGTTGCTGCGGCCCGCCCCGGAGGCGTCGCTGCGGAAGTCGCTCTTGTCGGCGGGGTTCGCGAGCAGGTTGCCACCGATCTCGATCGTCGCCGCCGAGCCGCGGACAATCAGCGCGCCGCTGGCATTGAGGGCCTGGCCTTGAGCGTCGTCTGGGCCGGTCGGCTCGACTC from Botrimarina mediterranea encodes:
- a CDS encoding DUF1559 family PulG-like putative transporter, giving the protein MAVRPTDKRLTARPGDGFTLVELLVVIAIIGILVALLLPAVQSAREAARRAQCTNNMKQIGIALHMAHDSHGGMPQAAGYYPGEDPTGGSALPPPEIVNATTGPAKLGSIQYHLLPYMEESALHDSMHGWTMNFFNSGNSGPPAPVVYRCPSETSTADGVVGPMDDGRSWGGGNYVANVQALNHWWNNPSQSRIGSGVGTIDEPLFRSTHSQPRPLTHPQFRHITDGTSKTIAFAERYALCGVEMSYDSGRTHWLGTRAVQFDNVFAWNDQYKRRGVPQLEGKDDFLNTMDVPQIAPSPQNCNDLLTQTPHQAMTILLLDGSVTSIAGDIDFLEWRHFVLPTDGMDLPPGG
- a CDS encoding DUF6786 family protein, with amino-acid sequence MSDSPLEPARHARRWLFTSAAALAAAGCADPVSSEPTASTTKNAPGVMSAEKTFQEDVDFLKKHAETIVLKGKSGDARVAVTPAYQGRVMTSSATGGDGVSFGWINYSHVESGEVAEHINVYGGEERFWLGPEGGQFSIYFAPGAKFEFADWQTPAPIDTEPFDVTDQSDTKVSFKKETELTNYSGTKLSLRIDRDVEVISADDASGSLGVDPGKLNFVGYRTVNKVTNTGDTAWTKETGMLSIWLLGMYKPGPETTIVVPFKPGPEEELGVIVNDEYFGKVPADRLKVQEDVLYLSADGKHRSKIGLPPRRAKDVAGSFDAERDILTIVKYSKPGDEVTDYVNSMWEIQDEPFAGDTINAYNDGSPEPGAPPLGPFYEIETSSPALALEPGKSGEHVSETYHFQGDRSELDRVAQAVLGVSLEEIEAGLE